The Roseovarius sp. EL26 genome contains the following window.
CATTGCAACCACCAGCGCAAACAAGGCCATCAACCAGATTCGGACCGCCCGACGGGCACCGCCACGGCCACGGTCAATCATACCCCCTCGCGGAGTATTCACCGGCTGCTCTGCTCCGACCTCTTCAAAGATACTGCGCTTGTTGCTCACACTTAAATCTCCTGGCTAGCTGTCCGCAGCCTAATATGCACCACATCGGCCTACAAGCGGTCTCAACCGCGTTCTTTCCAACGGACCATCTGACGCATAACACCGTGCAACATCTGCACATCTGCACGGGTCAGTGGCAGGCGACTCCACATATTGCGCAGGTTCAACTTCATGCTTTCCGCCTTGCCTTCCGGATAATAGAATCCAGCATCACCCAAACGTTGCTCATAATGTTCTGCGAGTTTCTCAATTTCGATCTGTTCAGCGACCACGGTACCTGCCATTTCATCGCGGACCGGCGCCACATCCACATGGTTGCGCTGCCATTCATAGGCGGTCAGCAACACGCATTGTCCAAGGTTGAGACTGGCAAACTCAGGATTCACCGGCACATTGATAATCGCATTGGCCTTAGCAATATCGTCATTTTCCAACCCGGCACGTTCTGGTCCAAATAAAACAGCAACCTTTTCCCCGTTTGAAATTTTCTGCGCAGCGACCCTCATGGCCTCTTCCGGGGTATAGACCGGCTTGGTCATCCCGCGCATACGGGCCGTGGTGGCAAAAACGTAATGACAATCTTCCAGCGCAGCGGCGGTGTCATCCACCAGCATTGCCTCATCTAGCAACCGACCGGCCCCGCTGGCCATTGCCACAGCCCGCTGATTTGGCCAACCATCGCGCGGTGCCACGATGCGCATGCGATCCAATCCGAAATTCCACATTGCACGGGCAGCGGCACCGATATTTTCGCCCATTTGCGGACGTACCAGAACAAAGGCAGGTTGCGGATGGCCTTTAGACATGTTGATCGCTCCTTAAATCGATTGCGTCATAATCCAGCCACAGCGCGTTGAAAACCCTGAGAGGCCTTTCTATGCGCATAAGCCGATGGTCAAAGTCGATTTTCCGCGCTATAGGAGCGCGAAGATTACCGGGAGAGTGAAAAATGTCCGAGGCCGAACACCCACAGATTTACCTCATCACGCCGCCCGAGATCGAGTTGAGCCGGTTTCCTGATCAGCTGGCGCAGGTTTTGGACATCCAAGAGGTGGCTTGTGTGCGCCTTGCCCTCTCCTCTCATGACGAAGATCACCTGTCGCGGGCTGCAGACGCCTGCCGCGCCATCACCCATGACCGCGACGTGGCTTTGGTACTGGATACGCATTTCCTGCTAGCCGAACGGCTAGGCCTTGACGGCGTACATCTACTAGACGGATCCCGCAACGTCCGTGCCGCTCGTAAAGAGTTAGGCCCCGATGCAATCGTTGGCAGCTTTTGTGGTAATTCAAGCCATGATGGCATGAGCGCTGGCGAAGCCGGTGTCGATTACGTCAGTTTTGGCCCCGCCGGGGCCTCAAACCTTGGCGATGGCACACAAGCCGAGTTGGACCTCTTTGACTGGTGGTCGCAAACCATCGAAATTCCAGTGGTTGCCGAAGGCGCGCTTGATCTTGATTTGGTGCGCAGCATCGCGCCTTATACCGATTTTTTCGGAATCGGCGATGAACTGTGGCAATCCGAAGATCCAGCACAAACGATCAAGCACTTTGCTAACGCAATTGCAACAGGTAGCGGCACCTAATTCACCGCCCCGATTTGGCGATCAGCGGGCATACCAGAACGCACGGCATCCTCGGCCGCTTTGGCCAAGGCTTTGCGATCCGTAAATGCGTCCACTTTGAGCGGAGAATGGTACACAATGGACACGCTGCCATGTTTCGGTGCAGCCAATAACTGCAGGAAATGACTACCAAACTCCATATCCCCAAACCATGCATAAAACCGTGGGTCTTGGTCCTTGGGCGCTAAATAAGTCACGCTAACCGGCTGAATATAGAGCTCATGGAGCAAATTATCAGCGAAGAACGCCTGAAACAGTGTTGGTTTGAAAGATAAAACTCGCATTCCATCTGTTGAAGTTCCCTCAGGGAAAAATAACAATTTATGTCCTGACAGCAGCCGATTTTCGAATGTCTTTTGATGCACTTTAGCTTGTCTAGGGTCGCGCGCGATAAACACCGTCCCGACCATTCCAGCCAGAAACCCGATCACAGGCCAATTCGCGACCTCTGATTTTGATACAAAGTAAATCCTTTTACGGGCATTCAGCGCAAAGATGTCAAACCACGAAGCATGATTGGCGACCACCGCGCCTGACTGCTTCATGTATTCGCCAGAAACCTCGTGCCGCATGCCCAGTAGGATAAAAAAGGAGCGTGCCACCCATTGAGTCAAATAAGGACTGAAGGGACGTTTTTCGCCTGTGAAGGGCCGCTCAATCAAACGTATGCAGAACGAGATGATCGCCCCAACAAACAAGATCAAAGCAAAAGCCCCCCCGCGCAGCACAATCCGCATCCAGCCCCCAGATGTGATGGGTCTGAATGTCGGTTCACCTTCAGGCCTCCAGGTGAAACTCACGCCGCAACACCTTTCGAATAAATGTTTTTCTGCTTTTCATTGAGCTGCTCTGTATCCATGATCAGGCATACATCGATGGTGTTGAAAGCATGATCAACAAAGGCCCCATCCCCGACAAAACCACCAAGCCGCAGGTAAGCTTTGATCAGAGATGGAATTTTTTTCATCGCAGTCAGGCGATCAATGTCACCTTTCCCGCAAAGATTCATGTTTTGATAATGATCTGGTTGTGCCCTTGTACGCAGGTTTTCGGGTGCCAGATGATTGTGGTGCAGGAAGGACAAGGATTGCGCAATTTCATCTGGATCAGTCCCGTGAAAACTTGCCACACCAAACATAATCTCGATCTTATGTTCATAGACGTAATGCGCCAAAGCGTTCCACAGATAGAACATCGCCGGCCCGCCGCGATGTTCGGCCGACAGACAAGAACGGCCAAGTTCCATCAATTTACGGCCCGAGGCCTTCAGCGTGCTCAGATCATATTCATCCTCGGAATAATATCGCCCCATTCTAGCCGCCTGATCATCGCGTAAAACCCTATACACCCCGACAACTTCGTCACCATTCTGGGCATCCAACAACAACAGATGGTCAAAATAGGAATCGAACTGATCAACTTCCAGACGGTTTTGATGGTCAACCATTGGGCCATCGCTACCTAATTCCTCTACAAAAACCTGGTAACGCAGTCGTTGAGCCTTACGAACGTCAGGCTCATTCTGGGCCACGGTCACATGATAACGCGGACGGTCTTGTTTCATTCTGCCTGCACCCTCATGCCGGGCTTGACCCCGCGCTGTGACATTCAATTTGGCTTGCTTTTAAAAGGCTGGGTTTCCAAAGGCAACGGCAGCCATTGCATCCAGATTTTGTTAAATAAAATTTCGTTAAATTTTCAGTAAGGTTTTTCAGTTTTCATCGCTTAACAAAAGTGCCACTCGGGCTCCATCGATCACCACCTTGCCCGCATTTCGAAAGTTGACCGTTATCTTATTTCCAATGTTAGATTGCACCTGCCCTTGCCCCCAATCAGGTCGTTGCGGGTGTTCCACAAGCATTCCTGGCGCAAGAAAGGCGTTCAGATTGGTCATAAAGTGGTCCTCAACAGATAGGTTTGTACATGTATGATAGCTTGGAAATTGCGACACTGGTAGGCTCGCGTCTCTGTCATGATTTTGCCAGCCCGATCGGATCCGTTTCCAACGGGCTTGAATTGCTTGGGCTCTCCGATACCGTCTCTGGCCCAGAATATGATCTGACCATGGAAAGCGCACATCATATTATTGCCCGGCTCACGGTTTACCGCATCGCCTTTGGGGCGGCGCGGGACGGACAGGTGGCGTTGACCAGTTTGGTTCATGAAAACATGCACCACGTTGTGAATGAGCGCACCACTGTAACCTGTGGCATTCAGGGGCCAGTTGACCGTAAACAAGCGCAGGTATTGCTGTTGGCCAGCCTGTGTCTGAACAAGGCGCTGCC
Protein-coding sequences here:
- a CDS encoding RNA methyltransferase, giving the protein MSKGHPQPAFVLVRPQMGENIGAAARAMWNFGLDRMRIVAPRDGWPNQRAVAMASGAGRLLDEAMLVDDTAAALEDCHYVFATTARMRGMTKPVYTPEEAMRVAAQKISNGEKVAVLFGPERAGLENDDIAKANAIINVPVNPEFASLNLGQCVLLTAYEWQRNHVDVAPVRDEMAGTVVAEQIEIEKLAEHYEQRLGDAGFYYPEGKAESMKLNLRNMWSRLPLTRADVQMLHGVMRQMVRWKERG
- a CDS encoding thiamine phosphate synthase → MSEAEHPQIYLITPPEIELSRFPDQLAQVLDIQEVACVRLALSSHDEDHLSRAADACRAITHDRDVALVLDTHFLLAERLGLDGVHLLDGSRNVRAARKELGPDAIVGSFCGNSSHDGMSAGEAGVDYVSFGPAGASNLGDGTQAELDLFDWWSQTIEIPVVAEGALDLDLVRSIAPYTDFFGIGDELWQSEDPAQTIKHFANAIATGSGT
- a CDS encoding DUF3553 domain-containing protein, which produces MTNLNAFLAPGMLVEHPQRPDWGQGQVQSNIGNKITVNFRNAGKVVIDGARVALLLSDEN
- a CDS encoding 1-acyl-sn-glycerol-3-phosphate acyltransferase, with amino-acid sequence MRIVLRGGAFALILFVGAIISFCIRLIERPFTGEKRPFSPYLTQWVARSFFILLGMRHEVSGEYMKQSGAVVANHASWFDIFALNARKRIYFVSKSEVANWPVIGFLAGMVGTVFIARDPRQAKVHQKTFENRLLSGHKLLFFPEGTSTDGMRVLSFKPTLFQAFFADNLLHELYIQPVSVTYLAPKDQDPRFYAWFGDMEFGSHFLQLLAAPKHGSVSIVYHSPLKVDAFTDRKALAKAAEDAVRSGMPADRQIGAVN
- a CDS encoding histidine phosphotransferase family protein, which encodes MYDSLEIATLVGSRLCHDFASPIGSVSNGLELLGLSDTVSGPEYDLTMESAHHIIARLTVYRIAFGAARDGQVALTSLVHENMHHVVNERTTVTCGIQGPVDRKQAQVLLLASLCLNKALPHGGEITLCDTSHQYQIVAKASTIMHDTAHWDSLRSGQPLNDLQASHVEFGLLPLSLAAQGLPLQVSYSSGQLMIGITHSTVMPSKVRRAPFRLRRQDT
- a CDS encoding GNAT family N-acetyltransferase, with translation MKQDRPRYHVTVAQNEPDVRKAQRLRYQVFVEELGSDGPMVDHQNRLEVDQFDSYFDHLLLLDAQNGDEVVGVYRVLRDDQAARMGRYYSEDEYDLSTLKASGRKLMELGRSCLSAEHRGGPAMFYLWNALAHYVYEHKIEIMFGVASFHGTDPDEIAQSLSFLHHNHLAPENLRTRAQPDHYQNMNLCGKGDIDRLTAMKKIPSLIKAYLRLGGFVGDGAFVDHAFNTIDVCLIMDTEQLNEKQKNIYSKGVAA